From the Sebastes umbrosus isolate fSebUmb1 chromosome 2, fSebUmb1.pri, whole genome shotgun sequence genome, one window contains:
- the cgref1 gene encoding cell growth regulator with EF hand domain protein 1, with protein MQTGAFMESHLGRSVPCVLSLYLFIHLCQAAPGVPGTQREESVDAHPASVALFNPFGTGEEDRRLLQNYIQSSLKDGQGGPEISTWEQEVFFLFRLYDYDRGGLLDGLELMKLISDYNSDHTPGARTNELVVSMVDFLLQTQDLNQDGLLAPSELLSPPLPLTKDSSNNNAPHQEQEVAADKEKAGAAEQREEAHEELQPQDEAQQEVKTEEEELINQVVDKEHGQQIPEAPAAEQKHEVPVHRGQPEM; from the exons ATGCAGACAG GTGCGTTCATGGAGTCTCACCTGGGCCGGTCGGTCCCATGTGTCCTGTCCCTGTACCTGTTCATACACTTGTGCCAGGCTGCACCAGGTGTACCTGGGACACAAAG GGAGGAATCAGTTGATGCCCACCCCGCTTCGGTAGCACTATTCAACCCCTTTGGCACTGGAGAAGAGGACCGCAG ATTGCTGCAAAATTACATTCAATCAAGTCTGAAGGATGGCCAAGGAGGACCAGAAATCAGCACCTGGGAGCAAG AGGTGTTCTTCCTGTTTCGTCTTTATGACTACGATCGCGGTGGGCTCCTGGATGGCTTGGAGTTGATGAAGCTAATTTCAGACTATAACTCCGATCATACACCTGGAGCACGGACCAATGAGCTG GTGGTGTCTATGGTAGATTTTTTACTCCAGACTCAGGATCTAAACCAGGACGGCCTGTTGGCCCCATCCGAGCTGCTGTCTCCTCCATTACCTCTCACAAAG GACTCCAGCAACAACAACGCACCTCACCAGGAGCAGGAGGTGGCAGCTGACAAGGAGAAGGcaggagcagcagagcagagagaggaggctcATGAGGAGCTTCAGCCTCAAGATGAAGCGCAACAGGAGGtaaagacagaagaagaggaacTCATAAATCAAGTAGTAGACAAAGAGCATGGACAACAAATCCCAGAAGCCCCAGCAGCAGAACAGAAGCACGAAGTCCCTGTTCATCGGGGGCAACCAGAGATGtga